Genomic DNA from Nitratidesulfovibrio vulgaris str. Hildenborough:
AGCAAAGTTCATCGAACGCCATTCCATATTACTCGGCCGCATCCATGAAAGGCAGAAGAGCGGTTACTGTCTTCTTGAGACGCTGGTGCTGGATCATTGCGCCTTCGTGCAGGAGAATATGACGGATATGCGCGTCATCTTCAGTACCTACACGACGATACCCAGTGCACGGGCTGCCATCGACAGAATGCACGACAACGTCGTTGCCACCGTGATGGCCTGCCTTGAACGAGGTATCAGCGATGGTTCGGTACGTGACGACATCGACAAGCACGAGACCGCGACCATCATCGCCATTTTGCTCATGGGGCTGAATCGCCGCCGCATCTATTCGCCCGATTCGCCCGAGTTGGCACGCGGTGTGGTGGCATTCTGCCAGCGCAGCCTGCGCAGCTGACCGA
This window encodes:
- a CDS encoding TetR/AcrR family transcriptional regulator — its product is MPSSKDNILENARRLFADHGFKGTTIAQIAKTSNVTDAAIYRHYRSKQDVFDTIIAKFIERHSILLGRIHERQKSGYCLLETLVLDHCAFVQENMTDMRVIFSTYTTIPSARAAIDRMHDNVVATVMACLERGISDGSVRDDIDKHETATIIAILLMGLNRRRIYSPDSPELARGVVAFCQRSLRS